The Abditibacteriota bacterium genome has a window encoding:
- a CDS encoding sel1 repeat family protein: MRKSAIVFHVNMKKVKRVADRLDRAEYPETAEVLDAILDGSVRLPDDLGEVADELMYECDLPKIFPYDLRDLVKDMYFDAMKCEVNEDAGASANNLGAHYYNGARGFEKNCKTGILWYIKGARLGSSVARENLGYCYYYGNGVEQDYEKAFKWFSIGAFLGEPVSTYKIGDMYRNGYHVDMDKNTAFLIYKRCLLLMSDEDRQDAAGPVYLRLGDMYYSGSGTPADAREALECYRLAQCYLEEMVENGQESYRSSLDRAMEGQIKAQEALLQAPVKEQRP, translated from the coding sequence ATGAGAAAGAGCGCGATAGTATTTCACGTGAATATGAAGAAGGTAAAGCGGGTGGCCGACAGGCTGGACCGCGCGGAATACCCGGAAACTGCCGAGGTGCTGGACGCCATATTGGACGGCTCGGTCCGATTGCCCGACGACCTGGGCGAGGTGGCCGACGAGCTGATGTATGAGTGCGACCTGCCAAAGATCTTTCCCTACGATCTGAGAGATCTGGTGAAGGATATGTATTTTGACGCCATGAAGTGCGAAGTCAACGAGGACGCCGGCGCTTCCGCCAACAATCTGGGGGCCCATTATTACAACGGCGCCCGTGGATTTGAAAAAAACTGCAAAACCGGCATATTGTGGTACATCAAGGGCGCCCGGCTCGGCAGCAGCGTTGCCCGGGAAAATCTGGGCTATTGCTACTACTACGGCAACGGAGTGGAGCAGGACTACGAAAAGGCTTTCAAATGGTTTTCCATCGGCGCTTTTTTGGGAGAGCCGGTGTCCACCTACAAGATAGGCGACATGTACCGCAACGGCTACCATGTGGACATGGACAAGAATACGGCCTTTTTGATCTACAAGCGCTGCCTCCTGCTCATGTCCGACGAGGACAGGCAAGACGCCGCCGGCCCGGTGTATCTGCGGCTGGGCGACATGTATTACTCCGGCTCGGGCACCCCCGCCGACGCCAGGGAGGCCCTGGAATGCTACAGGCTGGCCCAGTGCTATCTGGAGGAAATGGTGGAAAACGGACAGGAGTCTTACCGCTCCAGCCTGGACAGGGCCATGGAGGGCCAGATAAAAGCCCAGGAGGCCTTGCTGCAGGCCCCCGTAAAGGAGCAACGCCCTTGA
- a CDS encoding PHP domain-containing protein codes for MKYLYDLHMHTKEGSDGSPVKDMAAYYHEMGYAGFCVTDHLTGSSAVPEGAPWKDRVDRIWEVTGQAAAEAGKYGLSVFPGLEYSIRRSADRFLPCTGNDFVFLNVSRDWMLDSEDLFDLRYTELFKKAREAGVFIIHAHPFLEAWYMTHGIILCPREVDAVEIYNGHVSDECNERARWYCREYGLLPVAGSDNHTPDRERRTGVATDRRCDTVEELLEAVRTRRAEPFLEKLTPAE; via the coding sequence TTGAAATATCTGTACGATCTGCACATGCACACCAAAGAAGGCAGCGACGGCTCGCCCGTAAAGGACATGGCGGCCTATTATCACGAAATGGGCTACGCGGGCTTTTGCGTCACTGACCACCTGACCGGCAGCTCCGCCGTCCCCGAGGGGGCCCCGTGGAAGGACCGGGTGGACCGCATCTGGGAAGTGACCGGGCAGGCCGCGGCGGAGGCCGGCAAATACGGCCTGAGCGTGTTTCCCGGCCTGGAATACAGCATCAGGAGAAGTGCGGACCGGTTTCTCCCCTGCACCGGCAACGACTTTGTGTTTTTGAACGTCAGCCGCGACTGGATGCTGGACAGCGAAGACCTGTTTGACCTGCGCTACACCGAGCTTTTCAAAAAAGCGAGGGAGGCGGGCGTCTTCATCATCCACGCCCATCCCTTTCTGGAGGCGTGGTACATGACCCACGGCATCATCCTCTGCCCCCGGGAAGTGGACGCGGTGGAGATATACAACGGCCACGTCTCCGACGAATGCAACGAAAGGGCCCGGTGGTATTGCCGGGAATACGGACTGCTGCCCGTGGCCGGGTCCGACAACCACACCCCGGACAGGGAGCGCAGGACCGGCGTGGCCACGGACAGGCGGTGCGACACCGTGGAAGAGCTGCTGGAGGCCGTCAGGACCCGCAGGGCCGAGCCTTTTTTGGAGAAACTCACCCCCGCAGAGTGA